A window of the Anthonomus grandis grandis chromosome 9, icAntGran1.3, whole genome shotgun sequence genome harbors these coding sequences:
- the LOC126740382 gene encoding piggyBac transposable element-derived protein 3-like → MDNIWYWKKPLTLNELLEQVENIDNEIPSPDAILILPLTNANGYVTDEDDDQVTMNNLPGSLLNSEAEPVFKATSYAIDDNEDNLDDSDDDVPLSRFMKYKKKCRNNDWVRQDITDTLPI, encoded by the exons ATGGACAACATCTG GTACTGGAAAAAACCATTAactttaaatgaattattagAACAGGTTGAGAACATTGATAACGAAATTCCCTCTCCGGATGCGATTCTGATTCTGCCACTAACAAATGCTAATGGCTATGTGACAGACGAGGACGATGACCAGGTCACAATGAACAATCTTCCCG gtagttTGCTTAATTCTGAGGCTGAACCTGTTTTCAAAGCAACCAGTTACGCAATCGATGACAATGAGGATAACTTAGATGATAGTGATGATGATGTGCCTCTATCTCGTTTTatgaaatataagaaaaagtgTAGGAATAATGACTGGGTTCGACAGGACATTACAGATACTTTACCGATCTGA